From a region of the Hippopotamus amphibius kiboko isolate mHipAmp2 chromosome 3, mHipAmp2.hap2, whole genome shotgun sequence genome:
- the LOC130849566 gene encoding importin-11-like, whose translation MFQPILPCVFRGIIEGERYPVVMSTYLGVMGRVLLQNTSFFSSLLNEMAHKFNQEMDQLLGNMIEMWVDRMDNITQPEGRKLSALALLSLLPSDNSVIQDKFCGIINISVEGLHYVMTEDPETGTYKDCMLISHLEEPKVTEDEEPPTEQDKRKKMLALKDPVHAVSLQQFIYEKLKAQQELLGEQGFQSLMETVDTEIVTQLQEFLQGF comes from the coding sequence ATGTTTCAACCAATTCTACCCTGTGTTTTCAGAGGTATTATAGAAGGGGAGAGGTATCCTGTAGTGATGTCAACGTATCTCGGAGTTATGGGTCGAGTCCTGCTACAAAACActagtttcttttcttcacttcttAATGAGATGGCACATAAATTTAATCAGGAGATGGACCAGCTTTTGGGAAATATGATTGAAATGTGGGTTGATCGCATGGACAATATTACCCAGCCTGAAGGAAGAAAACTTTCAGCTTtggctttgctttctcttctgccATCTGATAATAGTGTTATCCAAGATAAATTCTGTGGGATTATAAACATCTCAGTGGAGGGCCTACATTATGTCATGACGGAAGATCCTGAAACAGGAACTTATAAAGATTGTATGTTAATATCTCATCTTGAAGAACCAAAAGTAACAGAAGATGAGGAGCCACCCACAGAACAGGATAAGAGGAAAAAGATGCTGGCCCTCAAGGACCCCGTGCATGCCGTGTCACTGCAGCAGTTCATCTACGAGAAACTCAAGGCCCAGCAGGAGCTGCTGGGAGAGCAAGGCTTCCAGTCCCTCATGGAAACGGTGGACACCGAGATCGTCACCCAGCTACAGGAGTTTTTGCAGGGCTTCTGA